The genomic DNA AGCTTATACTTTTAAGCCAATATTGTAAGATATTTCATattgtttggggtttgtttttgtttatttgtttaagggtctattatatgtttatttgtattttactgtttttccccctcttgtaaTCTGCCTCAATTCCTTCAGGGAAAGGCGAGCTGTAAATAAATTATgttatcatgttgttgttgttgtgtcttagctgcagtccctgttcctggCAATGTTTGCTCCCAGGTATGAGGCCCCTTTTACTATGGCTgtttcctcattgcctaggttgaatttctgtaggttctccgtggtcattatggccggcctttgcactttcttccttcaccTGCCTCAGTAACTGTTCCATCCaaggtttggcagcgctttaactgtttgtctggctcaaggctgctatggaattctgggagttggagtttgttgtgggggcccagagcagagcacaacaaactccaactcccagaattccatagcagccttgagccagagagtTAAAAcgctgccaaactgggttatttctccagtgtggattcagccttggGTTATGGACGTCCCCACTCCCTTCCTCTTAGCTTCCctctgaactacaaaccccataatgCAACGGGGGAGCAGTCAAAGTAGCGCGAGAATAGAACGTTCCCACTCGGAACGTCGGTGCCGGAAGTCAGTCCAGCCCGCGACCGGAAGTGCGCAGGACGAGGCACGACGTCGCCCTGCGCGTGGGGCGGGGCCTGCGTGCTCTCCGTCGGCCGTCGCCCCATTGCGTGCTGCGTGCGTCGCGCCGCGCCTGCGCAGTTGTCGACGGCAGCAGCCATCATGGCGGTGTGTGGCGCGGCGGCGGCAACAGCGTCTGCATTGACTGAAGGCGTCGGGCGTCGCTGGTATTTCAGCCGGGAGCAGCTGGCGCGGAGCCCCTCTCGGCGCGCGGGCCTGGACCCGGACAAGGAGCTCTCGTACCGGCAGCAGGCGGCCAACCTGCTCCAGGATATGGGCCAGCGCCTCAATGTGTATCCCTTCGGAACTAGGccgcggagggagggagggagggagggagggagggaggcgctcCTTAGGCCGCAACGGCTGCGTCCCAGGAAGcatagaatgctagagttggaagaggcctcttGTAATTTTGCCTCTTACGAGCGTTAATTCTGTGTGAATTACTACTGTTGACCGTGTCTGTATTGCGCCGTGTGGGTGGCTGTAATCCCTCCTCGGTCCCTAGGGAGAGGCGGGAGATAGGAATACAGTATGGATGAGTTGTTATTCCAAGGGCTGCCCAGTCCaggccccttctgccatgcaggaactcacagtcagaGCATCAAATGACCCACTCggactcccatggctccatcccgtACAATCCCAGAgcgctctggcagagaaggctgcatCTCGGTCGGGaaactacagcccccagaatgccctagcatggAGACAAGGCAattaaaaagtggtgtcaaactggtttatttcttcaGCACAGATGTagcctaaggtccaaaacacactgcagaaataatccggtttgaggccactttaactgcccaggctcaatgctaggggattctgggaagtgtagttttgtgagactttgagACTTCTCTATcggggagctctggtgccacaacaaactacacttcccaggattcccttgcactgagcctgggcggttaaagcagtctcagactggattattcctgcagtgtgttttggacccaagttcgTTTGAGGGGAAGCAGGTGTTTCtggggaggaaaggagagcagGCCCAACATTTTGGACACTCGGGTGGGGCTTCTCCTGAGTTGTGGTGTGTGTAGGAACCACATTTTAGGACTTGgtgcttctcaacctttggctctcctaatgttttggacttcagctcccagaagtcccatccaGCTTGTTGAAATGAttatggattctgggagctgaagtctaaaatgcctggggaggacccaaggttgagaaccattgccctAGGTAATAAGTGGAAGGCAGGGTTGGGTTTTTAGTAGGCCAGTTAGATTCAGAGCTTGGGCTGGAGGAGCGGATTCGAGATGAGAAGGCCTAAATTGTTATTTCAGATGAGGAGAAAGGCCAAGTTTGAACAAGCAAGACATTCCTGGCTCTTGTGTATAGTGGACACAACTAGGGAGATTATAGCACTGCTATAATCCACTGTCCACTGTTACTCAGTAATTCTTGTGTATACTCTCCATTTTGAATTCTTCCATGCAAAGTGGTGCTTTTCCTTCAGTTTTCCTCCTCAAAAGGCACCACACAAATAGCTCCTGCAGGTTACATTTGTAATTATGGGTGAATAAATGTTGCTGAGCCATAGCAACGCAGTAATGCTCCATTCTAGATTTTAAAGGTTCTATTTATCCAGAAGGATTAAAATGCTTCAATATCTTTATGATGTTCGTACTTTATATAGGGAGACAGGTTGAAATATATGCATATGGCCCTAAAGCACAGCTCGAAATATTTTAGTCTGCTCGAGTTTACCCAGAGATAAGTTCATTGCAGATTATTCTTGGTAGAGATGCTTAGGATTGCAGCCCAAGTGTGAATCAGGTTTATGGCAACCAGATCTTTGGACAGTGAGTTTTCAGGAAATTACTGTCTAAAGAAAGGTGCAGTACACTGATTACAGGGCGCCGgggtcatacgcgggtgcgctataCACGGCTTTGACTATATGCAGAAAGCCGCACGCGGGGCGCAAAGAGCAACGCATCCCATCCGTATGAATAAGGTGTGTGTCTGTGGCCCGCgccaccgcatgcacaagccccattcatatgaatggggcttgagcatgcacggaattCGACTTAtgtgggggggtccagaatggatccctgcataagacGAGGGTGCGCTGTATTTCGCACATTTCTTGGGACCACTTAACGAAGAGATGTATGTTTGCTCAAAAACATTTTTACGCATACTTTTTCCACAATGAGAAACAGCAGTGTGACCTATTACAGCACAATTTTGCTTGAATTgtaataaaacagattaatattTTTCAGTCTACCTTTCCCTTAACTATTATTCTCCAGTTCGCAACTGACTATTAACACAGCTATTGTCTATATGCATCGCTTCTACATGGTTCAGTCCTTCTCCCAGTTTCACCGAAATGTAAGTCACTCAAACTGTTTCTGTTGCTTACGTGATCTGTGAGTAGCTTATTACCCATTTACCAAGAGGGTAAGGGGAAGAAATCATATTCAAGGCACtgtcgtggaaacccactggaaaacATGTTGTAGAATAATATTCATGTTCATTGGCTTACCTGTCACACAGCTAGAAGAAGTAGGGATAATGTCCCTtacttgttaaaatatttattacagtTTTCTTGCTTAAAGTAGTGTTTTTTAGCAATTACCACAgataaagataataaaacataGACAGATGTATTAATTCTTTATTAGTCTGCATCAGTAGTGAAACAGTATGGCAAGAATAGAATAAAGcttcaacaacagcagcagctggtGAAAACAAATCTAGGGACAAACTTCAGCAACACCTAGctcaaatttaaaacacagaaggAAACTACACAAAGTTTTTGACATAAAATCTTGAAATCTGGGCACTACAGTTTTACCATTTACTGTTTTAAGCAATTTGAAAAATGGATGATTTCCTTTAGATCTATAGCAAATTGATGGTGGGAGTCACACTAGTGCTGAATCAGGGTGGGCAAACTGTAACTCTAAAATTGTATGTAACCCCAAACCTTCTTATGCAGCCACCTCAAATCTTTTTTTCTGACTTTAAAGGGGTAATTTGCCTTTCCTGGCAGGCTCCTGTTTAACTTAAAAAATTGCAGTTTATAGTACCAAAAGTGGACTTTTtcacttttccttcctttccctattttgggggcatttttgaACATGCATGCCATTACTGGACAGTGAGGTTGTCTACCATATTTATGGTAACCACAGGTGTCCCATGGTTCTCACTTAAAGATCAGCTATACAATGGACAACTGGAAAACATCCGTTCACAAATCCTCATATAGGTTGTGTATTTGACTTTCACAGAACTTACAGAGAGGGATGTGATGTTAAAGGAGAAAGGGATCCTGTGttaagtacagtctgcccttatgcgggggatctgttccggaccccccccccccggtgtaaggcataaagtgcatatgctcaaggcccattacaTATAATAGGGCTCGTGCATGCCACACGGCTGGGCGCACATAGTTGTGCGCGCACACCATTCTACCAAACTGCCAGTGGCTTCCGCTTAAGCTGGAAGCCGCTTATAACGAGCCTGCATATGGCACGGGCTCACTGTACATGGCACTATACATATTCCTACTTAGGCTTTCAGTGGGTGTTGTTCCTACTTTTTCCAAAGATTCGGTATGACCATAAAAACTATAGGCATGTGTCTTAAAGGAGAAAGTTAATGTAGATTCACCAGAAATCTCCTCTGTGCATTAAATTGCTATTTTAATGCATAAGCTGTGAATGAGAAAGCCCTAGAAATATATTCCCAAATTAATCAACAGTTATGTAATAATGTATatcttttatattgtaatttttttacagTGCAGCATGTGTAGAGGTTTGTACATGTGTATATGTACCTGCGAGTtctctgttgatttatggtgatcccctgaatttcataaggttttcttaagctaggaatactcagaggttgttttgtcagttccttcctctgaaatatagcctgtagcacctggtattcattgaccgtctcccatgcaagtactacaCAGGGCCTTGTAAACCTTTAGTGAAATAACATATTGGTAAGTCTTAAAGTAGGATTGTTATGGTAGATTTGCTGGACATTTGAGACCAGAGAGATTTGTTGCTTCTATTTATATCTCTCTCCTTTGTAAAGTCTGTAGCACCAGCTGCCCTTTTCCTGGCAGCCAAGGTGGAGGAACAACCTCGAAAACTGGAGCATGTAATCAAGGTCGCCCATACCTGCCTTCATCATCTAGAGGCCCTTCCTGATACACGGAGCGAGGTAAGTAGCAAAACTTTTGTGGAACCTGCACAGTGCTCATCACCTGAGGGAAAAGAACAAATCCTGGCAGTGCAAGTCCCCCATGCACTATTGGATGTACAGTGCTGCATTCTTCTTAAAACAAGCATGAATAAATTCCAGAACCATAGTACTGTAATTAGTGCTTGAATATTATTGCTGCATAGTACAGAAAGCTGTCAGGTTTTGTAAGCCAAATGGCTTCTCTGTCCTGTGTGTTCCTGCTAGAGTGTTGTGAATGGAAGCCAGGCGTGTAGCACTGTTTGCATCAAGGGGTTGATGTTGCCTGCCAGGATGACCCTCTTATGGTGACACCAATGAATGCAGCTTGAAATTTAGTCTTGTCCTTGCCATTCAAACAGGAGGCTTGTTAAGCACTTTATTTTGCATCTCACCACAGCCCTTCCTGACAGGACCAGCACATCTAACCTTGACAACAAGGGGGAAGCTTTATTGTGATGCCAAATTGGAGGAAAGGGTCTATTTTTAGCATGCACCAATATCTTAATGGCCATTGAAACCATGAAGCTTATACAGAGTCAACAGTAGCATCTCTTGCAAGAAATGTCTCATTCAACGTGTCTTAATTTTCCCCCCTGGGGAAGGGGTACTTGTACCAGCTCCCTGCACTGCTAAATATGATAAAGATTCCCCCTTGCTATTTTTTACCTCCTCAAGAGAGTGTTAGAAATATGCAGGCTTGATACAGAGTGCCTCATCACAAGTAACCTGCCTGTCCTCTCAACCCCAGGCTTACCTGCAACAAGCCCAAGACCTGGTCATTCTAGAGAGCATAATACTGCAGACCCTGGGTAAGTTTTTCCAAGCGGACGGGCTGCTTCATGAATCTCAGACCCAGGAAAGATCCGCAGAATGGAGAGTTTAACCCCAGTCTTCTTCACAGCTGGAGGGCAGAGGCACAGCTGGCCAGTATGGGAGAGCATCTGCTTAGGCGATAAACCCTGTCACAACTGCCAGTTACAACATGTTTGATATGTTTTGTTTAGGATGAATATATtgacatgtatgtgtgtatatagaaACAAACATGAATGTGCACAAATTGGTTTGAGTCTTTCTCAACAGGATTAATATTGCTGATATTTCGGTCTCTGTACGCTTAGGGACCTTACAGCCTACTATCACAACTGTATTATCAGTATCGTCACCTAGGGTGGTAGCCAAACAAACCAATGTCAATTATTGTAGAGCTTTTTGTACCTACGTGTTGTAATTTTGCCTTTTGAATAGTTTTTAGTAACTAAAATCATATTGgttctccattttttataacCATTTGACATGTAGACACATATCTTTACAGAGTATGTAGGAAAATTGATCTGTGTTTCAAATCTTCCTTGTTATATGGAAGCATAAAACTTCAATTATAGTTCATTCACCAGTGCAAAAGAAAACTAATCCAGCTGTAATATGTCTTATGAAATAACACAATAGAGATAAAACTTGCGAGACTTGCAGTTTAAACTGACTGCAAGTGTCAGAGTTATTAGCTATCTTTGCTGAACAATAATCCATTTTGGTTGTTCAGGAAATCCACACAGGTGTGGCATGGGTTTGTAGGAATATGGAGTCATACTGTTTTATTCTGGAAAGAATAAGTTTTTAAACCCAGTTAAAACTAAGTTGAAACATGGTTAACATCTGTTTCCTGAAAGCAAATTATTAGCTTGTTGTGTTTTTGGAAATAATAAGATAAACCTCAATGAAAAACTAGAATTTTATCCTCTTGATGTCTTAATGCACAGTACCTTTTGTTTTAGCATTATTGGATGTATTTCAATATAATCTTTCCAACAGGGAATGGGATTGCATCAAAAGCTAGCAGTAACTGTCATTTTCTTGTGCTGGATAACATCCATTTGCACCTAGGAAGATGTCCTGCTTACTTCTTGCTTGCGCCTGAGCACAGAGCAAATAGGAAGGGGATGGTCAATCTACTTTGCCTCCCAGGATCCAGAGGCATGCGTGGTATGTAGAACCACAATCATGTTCTGTTCATGGCCTaattgttctctctttttttcttaacaGGGTTTGAGATCACCATAGATCATCCTCATACACATGTTGTGAAGTGTACACAGCTAGTTAGAGGTGAGTAGTGATACAATGACTGTGATTCTGGTATTGCAGCTGCTACATTTCCGCATAGTGGTGGCTCTATTTTCTGAATGGCAGTTTGTTCCTGGGTTTATGGGTTTTTATGTGAAAGGAGCAAGTAAATTACGCAGGAGGTAATGTTATTGTATTACACATTCTCTTCTCTGCCTGTACCTGCCTACAGTGATGGCAAACGAGAGGGATAAATACTTTCCAAAGGGAAGTATTTAAGTGGGCATTCATGGCAGTTACTCATACAGGGAATCAAAGTGAATCCATTGTCAGTATGCCGCTACATTATTGAACTACTGAACCAGCAGAAGCATTGCAAAACAAGAAAGGAAGTTTGCAAATCATAACTTCtaaatttctctctttctctttttagctAGCAAGGATCTGGCACAGACCTCTTACTTCATGGCTACCAACAGGTAGATGTTGACTCAATTTATCTCTTTCTATTTTATCCGGTATTAGAATTATTGACCATTGAGGAGAAACATTCACCAAGGTTTTGTACAAGAAATAAAACTATGCTTAGCATGTGCATTTAGATGTCAGGTCACTATATTAGAGGAATTGTTTTGTATGAGTGATTTTTGATCTGCAGATCAAATACTTTTCAAACAAATTCCTAATTTTAATAGCACACACACATAGTTATATTTGGTTGTTGGTGAGAGGtaaaaaagaaacatgttttggTAATGTTTTCCTTCCTGGTCACCTAAAGCAGTTCTTTCTTGCCATAAGTCgggtggggaacctatggccctcTAGGTTctgacaaactaccattcccatcatgcctcaccaccagccaagctgaatTTTTTTAGCGAAGCTCATGAGGGCTTGCTTGTAGCTCCTCCCCTTATGGTGATGCTATGTAAcaacacatatttttttttaggtatttatatcccgcccttcagcccgaatggctctcagggcggcttacaatattatttttaattagacagttccctgccctcaggcttacaatctaaaagacacgaaacaaaaggagaagggaatgatgagggaaaggggatgaggtccagtggttcttctctccctctgaggcctggaccaaggcagatggattggagggagggctcttccttcttNNNNNNNNNNCCATAAGGGGAGGAGCTACAGCCAAGCCCTCATGAGCCTGGTTAAAAAACATTCAGCTTGactggtggtgaggcatgatggggaTGGTAGTTTGTCAGGATCTGGAGGACTGCAGGTTCCGACCCCTGCCAAAAATAATTGGCTGATCATATGTTTGAGCTAAGGCTATTTTCTTGCTAAGAAATTTGGATGTGATGTTGCTGGCTAGCAATAAGTAGACATTAAACAGTTTAATGCTGTGATGTGAAAACAAAAGGCCAGAATTGTTATTTAGGGAATTGTTGGTTtttgtgttcttgttgtttttatctgCTTGAATTCTCTAGAAGAGAGGCCTCCCTTCATACCTGGTTAGAGAGTTCACTTTTTTTATAGATGCAGCATTTTGTATATAGTATTGTTGCAACCATTGCTAAGTTCTAGTGCAGACTTGCTTTGAGTAAACGGTTGCTTTTCTTTGATAAATGCAGTTGTTCTGCTGTTCTTAGTCTGTCCTTTGTGTAGTGCTGAATGTGTACAGCACACAATATATTGaggattttattgtttgttaaaATAACATAGAGAAAAACTCAGTAATAGAGGTACTACCTTCCAGAAACTAATTGGTGGGGTTGTCTGTGActaaaaataagtaaaaaatcTATTTCTAATGTTTTATTTCTTACTCTTCGGAGGGGgaaatacaaaatacatgtaAAATGCATTCAAATAGCTTATAGCAGAATATAATATTTGGATGGTGTGTTTTAAACAGTGTCATAGGCTAGTTCTGATGAATAATTATTTTTGGTGGATGAGGTGTCCATGAAAGGGGAAATGTATTGAGGCATCATTCTCCCATTTCAAAAAAGGTTGTTTGGAAGTCCAGTTTCCACATCAGGTGCTACTGCCTCCATACTCCTTTTTCATCTCCAGTAGCTGGACCGACTCttggggattggactggatggcccttgtggtctcttccagctctatgattcttgcCTGGAAACCAGCATTTGCATGCACTGGAACTGTGGTACATCTCCAGAAgacaatttatttaaatataaatactgtataccaTTGTGTAGAGCCGTATCTTATTCATCTTGCTAGCATCTCTTATCAAGGCAAGGATTCCAGGACAAGTTCATCATAGGCTGAAGTAGTGCTAGAGTCTCTGATGCTCTGTTGTTGAACTGGCAACAGTTCTACAACTGGTCAACATCTGAAGGGAATTTAAAGTTCTCATCAATTTAATAATCTTAATACATCACTGGACAATGTTTGGACTGATACAGAATATACTACTGTCAGAAGGACATAACAGTAGGTTTGGAACAACTTCTGGCCAGGTGAAACAATTTTTTCTAACACATAGTTTCCTAAATCTTTTCTTGAAGCTGTAATTTTGTCCAAGTATTATTGAATAACCCAGCTCCTTTAATATTGTGCTTGGgcttagttcaaaatgcagcactTTCCTTGTAGGCCAGTTGGGGGTCCTGGAGCTCCAGGCTGACAGGAGCTCCTGGAAAACCTTGTGCGAAAAGGCTGAAACCAAATTGTTTAAGCAGAGAGGCTTGAACATGCAAGATAACAAAAGTTTTTAAAGCTAAGGGATGCCCACTTCTTGCAGTGTCTGTCCATCGGGCGGTTGTGTGTGCTGCTGCCGTTCAGGCTTGGGAGCTTAtagctttctgtttctctctccctgcTGGTGATGTCAGCCTTCACCTAACCACCTTCAGCCTGCAGTACACCCCTCCCGTTGTGGCCTGCGTCTGCATCCACTTGGCCTGTAAGTGGTCCAACTGGGAGATCCCAGTCTCCACGGACGGGAAGCACTGGTGGGAGTACGTTGATGGCACTGTAACTCTGGAACTCTTGGATGGTAAGTTTGGAGCAAGGTCGGATATGTTCCAATGCACAATAAGAGGTATTTCATTTCCTTAGTAGCTCACTTTTAAGGGACTTTCTCACCAAGGTTTCCAGGATGACAGTACAcagtagaaaaaaaataaatgggatGAATTTTATAATTTGAGCCAGTTATGTTAGTCCTGAGACTGCTCTGTTTCTAgcaaacaagggcaaaaatttaAACCAACCTCCAGACCAGGCTTTCAAATGTTGTGCCTCTCACTATGCGGTGTGTTTGTGTTTCTTGTACAGAGCTGACCCATGAATTCCTTCAAATCCTTGAGAAAACTCCTAACCGGTTGAAACGAATCAGGAATTGGCGGGTAAGATGCCCTATATATTTTACTAGGAACTATCAAAACTTTGTATGGATTTCAGCTTGATAAGTAATGCATAAAGATAATGCATAAGAAAATTAACTTCTTAATATCTATCTTGAAGTCAAAAACACGTGACCTTTGTGGGAGTACTGTGGTGCTGCCACTGGGACCCTTCTGAGCACCCATTTACCCTCCTGTATTATCATCTAAAGCAAGATTTTTCTGCCAACCTCCCACACATTTGGGGCAGATCAAGCCATTACAGGCTgtttggccgggggggggggtattcctTGAAAAAAGTATTGTATtactttgaaataataataataataataataataatatagtttatttatattttcccgtcTCTCCcaaatggatcgaggtgggattacagttcactaaaatacacataaaatacatCGATAAAAATAGAATAACAATTAATATTAAAACTAGCTCATCGTCAAGTAGCAATGCAATAGGGTTATACAACAATGGGAAGGTGGGGAGTATCTCTTAtataaggtcaggtgggtaagcttgtCGGAAGAGttctgtcttaagtgccctcttaaatgcctccaaggaggcaataagacggatctcttctgggagactgttCCATAATTTCAGAGCAGCTGTAGTAAAGGCTCTTTGGGAAGTCGATATTAACCTAGTTGATTGATATTCTGACacgttcttcccggttgttctgagagtgtggggcggattatgtagggagaggtgttcccgcaagtaactcaggcccaagccatgtagggctttaaaggtaatgaccaacacttgtaaaggtaacaaccaacacccaGAAGGTAATAGTGTCTGCAAGTGATGAAATGTCACTTCCATTCTGCTAAAATGTGATGACATGCTGTGATTGACATACTGTGATGACATGCTGTGGCCTTCCAGAGCTTTGTAGGAGCCCAAAATGGTAGCATACTGTCCTCTGACTGGAGTGCATCCACTTTGATTTAAGTTGTGGTAGTTTTAGAAAGATAGGTTGTAGACGTTGTTGTTCTGATTGAGCAATGATTTGTTTAAATATCTTGTATACCTTTAAAATAAGGCTTTCCTGAAAGAAAACAGGTTCTTGTTCTGCATGGAATTTGGAGATTCCAGTATTTGTTAGCTATTTTGTATAACATGTTACAGTGTGATATACAGTGGCAGCCGATAGGACAGAGTGGTTAAaatcttggactaggactccacaCTAGggcttgaatccttgctcagccatggaaagcaactaggtgaccttggtcaagtcacactctcagcagTCTCGGGGAAAGAGTGACAAACCCCCtttaaacaaatcatgccaagaaaaccttatgatagtgTCACTGTAAGTCACAGTTGACTACATGGTACATAACAACAAGAGACTACATTACATAAACTATATGCAGAATCAGAGaaaattataacaaaatataGCAATAAACAGTTGAATAATTGAGTTAACATATGGGACAGAAGTAAGTTTCTCACAgctctccagaagttgttgggctGCAGGTCTCAGCAGCTCATTCTAATTTAGTAAatagtgaggaatgttgggaattgcaatccaccATATGGAGGACAAAATGATTCCCATCCTTGGCCAAGGATAATAAAACTGTCTTAGCTGGACATCTAGAATATACTATGTTGGTGCTACTTGGACCTCTCTAGAGGGAACATTTCACAAACTTGGGTGGAGATGAGTGACAGCTGATAGCTCCTTACTCTTATGGCCAGCTTGCAAACTTAATGCTAAGGAGACACTCAGAGAGGGATCTCTTCTCTGGATCTTAGGTGGGGACatagggggaaaaggggggagtTCTTTAGATCTTATGGGTGGGCAGCTTACCAGAACCCACTGCTGCAGTTGCATCCTTAATTTGGCAGCGCCCACAGTAAATCTGTGTGGTGCAGGCACATGTCAAAACCTCTTTCAGCATCCCTATGAGGCCACAGAGCAAAGCTGCAAGAGGCAGGGATGGGGGAGGCTGTGATTTCTGTGTTGGGGATTGTGAAGCAGTGGGGGCTGCTGATTATTTAGCAGCAAGTACTACTTGACTCGTGAAATGTGGCAAATATGCAGGCTATAAGTGCATATTGTTGAGGTCCCAGGATTTGTAGTGTTCTGTGTTATCTGAGAGCTGTTTCGgtatagggttgttgttttttttacaaaggttGTGAATGAAAGTAAATACTGTTGAAATGCATATGGCACTTCAGGAAAGTTCTATGCCGATATTCTTTTCTCTCAGATAAAACAGGGGCTTTATGATACTACAGTTTTTTTCTGCTCATTTTAGGCCAACCaagcagccaagaaatcaaagaCTGATGAGCAAGGTGATGATGACTGCCTTTCAGAACAGACCATTTTCAACATGATCTCCAGAAGTGCATCAGATACAACCATCGCAGGTCTTATGAGTATGTCTACTTCCTCAACAGCAGGAGCCATGGCTTCACTGCCAGTCACAGATGGGGACTCTCCAGGAGAGCTGGGCAGCCTGGATGCAATGTCAGGAGATAGCTGGATAGCTCCACATGCAGCACATAAACTAGAGGTCAGCCATAGAGCTAATGAAATCTCAGCCAATACAGACCATCCACATCATGACAACAGTAGTGGTTCCTTCTCTAAGCAAAACATTAAGAGTGCACCACTAGCAAAAGTGTCATTAAAAGAGTATCGTGCCAAACATGCTGAGGAGTTGGCTGCGCAGAAACGGCAGCTGGAAAACATGGAGGCTAATGTGCGCTCCCAGTATGCCTATGCTGCTCAGAACTTGCTTGTGCAGCAGCAGCGGGAAAGAGATGTACAGCAAGAGAACAACCCATCTCCTATCATTCTGAAAATCCCTTTGGCCAGCAACTCAGATGGTTCTGAACGGCCCTCTGCTGAAAAGGCTGACAAGTCCTCATCAGCCCTCAAAGTGCGCCTGCCTGCACCAGGAGACAAACCACCTGTTTCTTCCTCCAAGCCAGAGGAGATAAAAATGCGCATCAAGGTGCCAACTTCCTTGGATCGTCATGGCTCCTCTGATGAAAGTAGTGGCAAGAGCAGGGGGGAACATAAGGAAAAACATAAGGTCCACTCttctaaccaccaccaccacaatcatCATTCTCACAAACATTCACATGCGCAACCTGCTGTCAGCATTAAGCGACCAGGAGACTCCAAGCATGGTAACCAAAGTGGCATTGTATCCCAT from Sceloporus undulatus isolate JIND9_A2432 ecotype Alabama chromosome 2, SceUnd_v1.1, whole genome shotgun sequence includes the following:
- the CCNT1 gene encoding cyclin-T1; this encodes MAVCGAAAATASALTEGVGRRWYFSREQLARSPSRRAGLDPDKELSYRQQAANLLQDMGQRLNVSQLTINTAIVYMHRFYMVQSFSQFHRNSVAPAALFLAAKVEEQPRKLEHVIKVAHTCLHHLEALPDTRSEAYLQQAQDLVILESIILQTLGFEITIDHPHTHVVKCTQLVRASKDLAQTSYFMATNSLHLTTFSLQYTPPVVACVCIHLACKWSNWEIPVSTDGKHWWEYVDGTVTLELLDELTHEFLQILEKTPNRLKRIRNWRANQAAKKSKTDEQGDDDCLSEQTIFNMISRSASDTTIAGLMSMSTSSTAGAMASLPVTDGDSPGELGSLDAMSGDSWIAPHAAHKLEVSHRANEISANTDHPHHDNSSGSFSKQNIKSAPLAKVSLKEYRAKHAEELAAQKRQLENMEANVRSQYAYAAQNLLVQQQRERDVQQENNPSPIILKIPLASNSDGSERPSAEKADKSSSALKVRLPAPGDKPPVSSSKPEEIKMRIKVPTSLDRHGSSDESSGKSRGEHKEKHKVHSSNHHHHNHHSHKHSHAQPAVSIKRPGDSKHGNQSGIVSHKVGLVPTCSSRKRPLPEDASAVAHEPLPKVNKSSKGPTVQFPFPQHPGHSLDTAGLPFPQGSKARGTHAKLDKSTAGANGHNMNQTIDYQDTVNMLHSLLSAQGMQPTQPPTFDFVHSYGEYLNPRAAASVDKPRPPPLPSEPPPPLPPLPK